The Salminus brasiliensis chromosome 14, fSalBra1.hap2, whole genome shotgun sequence genome contains the following window.
GTGGCTTGAGCCCTCTAGAACTCTTCAGGTGTCTTATTTTTTGACAAGCAGGCTATTCTCTAAACTCTTTGCAtgcatccatctatccatccaagttgtcctgtagctgctcttggggggaaaaaaacccaaaaatcCACAACAAACCCACATTACCTTGGATATGTATGTGTAACCATTCTTATGAAAACAGTGTATTGATATAATGATGTCTGCTGGCGAGCAATGAGTTTGAAATAAAGTGCTATATAGCTACAGTTACTTCCCCATGGACCAAGGGGCTTGAGATACGAGAGTGGAATGCTGCCTGAAAGACAAAGTGAGTAATGCACTTTAGCTTCCCTTACATAAGCTTATATAAGCCTTTTCCTTCGAAAGCTTTCCTTGGATAATTATTAGAAGAATTATTATACAGACTGTCCAGGACTAGAGTACTTTCAAGAGACTTTGAGAACTGGGCAATAGGACATAAACTAGGAATGTcccgatcaggttattttgcccccgatctgatccaagtctcttaattgtgtttttataaaCAATCCAGCCACACAtcttagatcagatgagctgctgattaatacattcaataaaatccctttatttttagtttctatgatgagacattctggactgattgatttagtttaaaAGAGACTTTttctaaaatgactgttttatagtgtttaataatttataatcaaGTCTGGCTCTTCTCCCtgatcagctcccagctcctttaaaacactgcagtcatagtggtacacactctggactgatctctgttgttgttggtctactgatgtgaaataactggcTAATAGTGGGAGAATGTGCTATGATTTGgatttctatagtgtgtgtgtgtgtgtattagcattagcgttagcctccactcagttctgagtgtgctcttctgtgctggtgtaaaaacaaagaaaggcgaGTGGTTCTCTCGCCGGTAAGCAGTTTCATAGATCATGGCCTGTTTTTatgtttcactgtaaaatagctccacactgcagactcttaaagtattttatttaccttctgagaaagGACTGAACAATAATGCCAATTAACggcgccttgaggacaccagatgacGCACTGAACaccatggttaaaacaaaggTTGACAGCCGATTACTCCATCCATTACAATATGCCCGGATCGGCCCTGATCCTGAGCCGATGCAGCGAACTCTCTAATATAGACTCAACACATAACTTAACCActgttacaaaaaaataaatcaataaaaatatataattgcaATATAGACGGTCAGGAGATCACAACTTACATTTCACCAGCGGTGCCGGCTGCTTCAAATTCTGAGCGGATGCTGAGAAGCACATGACTTCTTGCAGTAAAGTGATTGGCTGGCTCCACTGCAAGGGTAGGCTGGGCTGGAGGATGCGTCTGCCAGCCCTGGGCGGCTCTGAGGAACTCCGGGGTGAGACTGTTGCACTGGAGCGTATCCCCATAGCTTAACTGCACAATGTGGGTGATGGAGAAGAAGCGGATGAGGTCCACCAATATTTGGAAGCCATGACCTGGGAGACAAGACATTGTTCTCAGGACAGGATAAGAGCTATGGTGCAGCTGCACTCAAAAATAATTATCAAAAAGAGGACCTAGGGATGCACAGATATAGGCATGTCGAGTTTAATAATCAATAGTTTTCCACATACATTCCAGAGCGGTCACAAACCACAAACTGGTGGCAAGGTTTTAGGAGCTCAAGGCTCCTAAATGTGCATGGGCAATCCCACCTGAATCTGCTATCTAAATCTAATtaatagggatgcaccgattagactttttctgttccgataccattgttgaataaaccatatacttcaccatgtgggagagacttaagccATCAGGACTGACTGAAATTTTAAGTCTGTAAGCCAAAAAAGAGCCATCAGATCGTTCATTCTCATCAAAGGTTTGCTATGATATGTGTATTATGTCTGTaagttactctgatcctgagttatgaagcctagaatgcCAGCATTGCGGGAATCGGGTTCAGTGGACGGATCAGTCctatggatcggcctaattaatCAAACTGGCACAACACCGGATGCCAAAGACTCATTACCTTCTGCATGAAGTATGTTCACCTCTCAGAATTATTTGTCAACATAGTTAGCAACAAAGCCACACTAGCTCTGCCGTCATCATGTCCTCAACACCACTTCCTGACATTTAGGTACTCATGTACTCTGGAGCGACAATGCGTAACTTATGTAAACCTGCTTACAAAGCCTAGCCGATGCGACCTCACCAGGCAATCAAcgtgcctggagggaagcgctaTATACCCGGCTCCGACACACCGGctagagtgatgtggggggagagtgccatctatccaccctagagagagcaaggtcaattgCGCATTAGTGACTGCGCCTTAGTCTTAGTCGCTGAGGCCTTAAGGAGATGTGCCACATTTTAATACAAACAGGACAGTCTCAGCACAGTGCCTGACCTTTCACCCAGCCCATGGTGTTGATGATAATGGGGTTTTCTCTACTGTAGTGCCGCCATAGGGTTTTAAGGGAGTCCAGGTATCGGTCCAGGTCAGCGCGGCAATCCGTTTGTCCGTAGAACACCATGTGGTCTGGATCCCGCTGGTGTGTAAAGGGAGGGCCTGAGAGGAAACGCAGTAACACAATCACTGTCTATTCGAATCAGAGTAAATTACACTGAGAATCAAATAGAAATGGCAAAGcccatgttgttgttgttgttgttgttgttccctCAACTTTAGCGGTGTGCTGCTTTTCTATGAAGACAGTAAGACGTAGTATGGTACAAACCTAGAAGTGGCTCAGTCACTGTGCTTAAAGACAGACATCCGGGAGGAGTGAATTCAGTCTGGCCAAGGTCACACTCCAAATACTCCACACTTGCAGTGCTGcccaaacacacagacatgtaTTAACAGTGCAATAAACGCAAAGAACCGTCAAGCAAACTTACGTCGTCTCACTGTCTATTCTCCAAGATCAGACTGAGGACTGCTCCTTTCCTTTTAAACATGAGCTCTTCTAAGTCCGTATTGGGCAAATTCCAGACACTTATCAGCTTATATCAACTGTTTAAAGTCAATCAGAAAGCTTTATGCTTGGTAGACTGCCACAACCACCAATGGGGGCTTCATCATTCGGAAGGGTTGCCGCCCACTGCTACATAAAAGGGGGAAAATCCCCCCTTTCATCAATTCAGGCACGCTAGCCAagttttaaacagtaaaaatgtaatttattgacATAAAATATCTACTGTTGGACAAATCACTTCAAGAAGTTTCCAGTATTTTTGTCTCTCCCAATTCATAGAGATCGAAGTCTGGTCTTGTGTAACTGGAAATAACTACGTGGCAGCGTTGCAAAGACGTCGAgcaagtgaacagacttgcctataaaGACTTTGGCTATTTTGACTCCATGTTGTGTGTATATAGCTAAAAAGATCTTGGCTCTTACTTCAGTTTGGAGTGAAGCAAAGGATCTCTGACAGGTTACGTGCACTCAGACTAACTGCTCAGCAGCATCAGACAAAACCTCATAAACAACTCTCCAGTGCATCTTGCAAACAAGACCGTATAACAGTGGTACTCACTGGTTGAGCAAGCTGTTGATAAGATGTCTGTTGAAGGTTGACTTGCCAGAGTTTTTGGCCCCACACACAAGAATAATGGGACAGCGGTCGAAGTCTCCTAAGGACAAGACAGACAAAGACTGTACAGAGCTACAAACATACGTGTTTTATGAATTTTCCAAAAGCTATTACACCAGCACAACTAAGGGCAACTAAGTAGAACACTACCGATCGGTCACTCACTTTTGACAAGAAGGCAAAAGGACACAGAACCTAAATAAGAGAGCTTACCCAGGCTCAGACTAAAATGATACATATAGCTTATTTATGTATGTACCTTCCCAGGCACTGAGGAGGCTGGTGAGGGCCTCTCTGTAACTCTGAGACACGACCAGGCCTCGGCTACAGGGCCCCTGCAGGGCTGTCACACCAACAGCAGAGAGAGCAGGGTCATGAACAGCAGCCTGAGAGCGCAACTCTTtctacgagagagagagagagagagagagagagagagagagacataggaTTAGTGGCAAGCAACAAAGACATGAGCTTGTCACTTAACTTCCCTCTGTTGACTCATTAGTAGAAGTAGATATAAACAGTAATACCacagtaataatataatacagttGATATTCTAGTTGGTTCTCTCTTTGTGGCCACAGAATTCAATAACTTAGTACAGTGGTCTTTGACTTGTGGGATGCAGCCCCCTAGTGGGCTGTGGTGGTACTGCTAGGGTGCCATATCTTGTCACAGTCACACAGAAACCCTGTATGTCCAGTTTGACTATTTaaatctggcagatgttctttatattttacactgacttccagtgAACGTTCAGCTCGTTTTCCCTCTAATTCAGAGAGAGACTAAGGATTTAAATCATATTACACAGGTAGAGGAAGGTTAGGAGTCAGTTTGCGAATGCGGACcacgctagctgaggcaaggagggagaactcgagaaatttgggctggagttctagGGGGCTTCGAGCGGATGGAACCCGAAGCCAGACCCGCCCCCTTGCCAGGTAGGAGCTGAGTATAATTGGATCATCAGGAAGAGCAGGGGTGAAGGAGGGGTGCAATTTTTCATCATGAGAACGAGAAAGGAGAGGAACGGATTTATAGCACGTAGtaatggaggggaggagtttgggcgtggtccttaaACTTTCAGTTATAACTCCATTTAGCGTTAGTTACCCAGCGTCTTACCCCTCATTTTAGTCATTTGGGAACCTCTCTAGCCCGTTAGACCGAGTGCAAATATACAGAAGAAAACTAACATCGGACATCTAACAGTCTGTGGTTAGTCAACTAAATTTTTTTGGCCAAATCAGTGCTTTATCAGCAAGGCTTTGTAAGTGAAAAGCAGCAGAGCTCACTCACCGAGTTGATGTCAAAGAGCTGATTGAGCTCACTGAAGCTGCTGAGGAAGCGTGTAAGTGGCGTGTCCAGCGGCTGTAGCAGAACCACACATGAGTCTGAGTCCACCTCACTCAGCAGCCTCTTCCGCGGCTCTGTAACACAGTAAGAACGTTATACACCAAGCTGCACTGTGTGATTCCTATGGACGAATCATGAATTGACCATGActgtaataaattattaaaacatctGTTgcttaaatgaaaaataaaaataaataaataaataaagactagATTGTCTAGTAGGTTGTTGGTGACAAAGTGCTTCTCTCACCAGAGGACAAGTACTTGCGAATGATGGCCTTGGCCTCCAAGCGACCCTCCTTCTTGTTCTTGATGGACGGTGTGCAGTCCTCTAAGGCTGTGATGGTGAGGGGGCAGTGGGACGGGGGCGAGAAGAGTGGGTaaggctgctggccctgctctATGGTGAAGCCCAGCACCTCCACTCGACCACTGAGGCATGTGAGCAAGCACCTCCCTCGAAAACACAGGGACTGCAAGATGGACCACAAAGATGAAGACTTAAGACTCATTAGAACCAAAAAAGACAAACTTCCAGAAATGGTGATCACAAGACGAATCCCCTTAATAGCAGAGGAGCCAAACTCTGATCCAActgagatctaccaccctggatGGCTTAGACTGAAAACTTTAGGACCTCGGTAAGGTGCATTAGAGATAGGAATGGAAGTCACCAGGACTAGGACTGGGCAGCCCTGATTTAAACCTTTCAGAAAAGCTTTTATTTACCTGGCCTTGCTGTAGGACCAAGACTGTGTGGTTCTGGGCATGGTCATGCTGGGCATGGTACTTGGGGACCTCCTCATCCTCGAACGGCTCTGGAGCCATCAATGATGAATTCTTTCGACCTTCACGCCCTCCTCTCCCCATACCATTCTGAAGAATGCTCTTGGCATAGGATCTCCATTCCTGAGAGTCTTCTGAATCACTGCCGTTCTTCACCTCCATCCCACCATTCGTGTGGACGTGTGGGAGGGTCGCAGGAGTGGTGACCTTGCTTTTGACCTGAACCTCAGGTGTCAAAGCCACAGTCTTGGGGTACACCTTCTGTAACCGCTTCAGCTTGAGCTTCTGCCTGCTGGCTAGCTGATGCTCCAGCTTCGCTGTGGCAGGGCTCGGGCTGAGGTGAGAGGGCTCGGAATTACGGATTTTTTTGTTGTGAACACGCCACTTGTTCCTTGGATGGCGTTTGGCAGCGCTCCGCTGCTCATTTTTGGGACGAGGGGAGACTTTACGCACTTTCATTGTTCCTGCTTCTGTACTTTCATTGGCACTGGATCACCTagacagaaaaaacagaaaacatcaCCTTTACATAGATAAGAGGAACTCAAAAGACGTTGGTTTACTCACACACATTATTTAGATGTTAACTAACTACATCAGCTGGCTAACTTCATTCAAATCATCACCAAGCGCCAGCAGTGACAGGTCAGAGACCTCGGGACTGAACGGCTTGTTAACAATGTTTGGCCTAAGGCAGCGGTCCAATAGTTCTGAGCCAACATACGCTACGTCTacatgtttgtgaacaccccttttaatgaatgcacacacacacacacacacacacacacacaccacagcttGTCCAGACCCTGTagacaagtactgccaatagcaCAAGACTCTCTGTGGCAGGTAAACAggaaccttttggcaccttgtctaatgccaggcgtgggctagaggggtataaagcccctatGGAACTGTGAACTGTTCTCTTCCAATACTTATAGGATGATCTGGGGGTGAGATGAGGTGGTGAtgaagtggtgatcatctacatcctgacctcactaaccctcctgttactgaatgcaatcagatcctcacagcgacgcttacagttactccaccaaaagctggataaactctaTTTAGTACCTTTGATTTAGGAAGGaccgaatgagcaggtgtcccaatacttttgcccatactGTAGCACTACGTGTGTCCTGTTACTAGCGAGCTATTTGATGGACTGTTTACACCGGCCATCGTCCACACTAGGCAGTAGTAATGAGCTCAGCTGGCTAACAGTGTTAGCCTCTTAGTGATACCTAAGCTCTTCTCCAGCGTTTTCAGACTTTCAGCTATTTTATTAAGCTCGGCTCAGACGGACAGAGCCATGACCGTGAAACCCTCCAGGAGCTGCTCGTTACCCTCAGCTCGGAGCTGTAACATTGAACCCACAGCTGCCTGAAGCACCGCACGCTAGTCGCGCCACCTGCTCACCTCTGTATGAAAAGCCAACACCTCGGTTTTGACGAGAACATTCAAGAAGGACCACCGACCAGCACTAAAGCGAAATATGAACCGAACCCCGCCGGACTGTGCCCCGAATTACCCGCTAACCGCTAGCTAGCGTTTAAATAAACGCCCGGGCTTCACTCCATGTGAGGACCACAAACTCGAAGACTCGGCTAGCTAGTCACCTTATAACGACTCACTGCGTTATCGTTCGTAACAGGCCGTCTTGCTTCTCTCACCCAAGCTCCTCTATGAAACTACGTGCTCGAATACAGCCCTTTAAACCAGACCCTAAATGTGCTGTTAGACAGACAACATGTTAAAACAATGCAGCTAGcggctagctagcgctagcagtCGTATCCGATTCGTCAATGAATCGTTCATTTGAATCGGTTCTTTTCAATCAACCAATGGAACCGattcacaaataaacaaaaaaataaatcattaaaagcATCTAGCAAGTGCAAGTGATTTCATTTATAAATAACAGTATTCACTATTTTTGAAGCCCCAAAAGTATCCtggaaaataatatttagagacattCCCTTACGCCTTATGCTATCCTTCCTTTCTAAGACTAAAGATATCTAAATACAATTGAATCTAAATACAATGTCATTAATCAAGCAGCTTTTAGTCACAGACTATTTCTTTTGATATTATTTCcttttatttcatcatttttaatatgtttttgttttattagctATCTCCTTATTattttaagtatatatatacGTTATTGATCCCAAAGGAAATTTGCAGCCAGTAGAAATTACACaaaaatacagcacagtaatacaataataaataatacaaacgataaataatatacataagcaaaaaataaataataagaagaagaataaagAATGAAAAATGTGCAAGAGGAGCTAAATAACAAAACTGaatatagagaaaaaaaaagacagcactGAATGAATAAACATGCATATATTGTATTAAAGTAACGTATCAGAAGAGTCCAGGAGCGCAGATGTAGAAGATGTACAGTAACGTGTAAATAATGCAGATAAACAAAACCTGTGACGTGACTTGTGAATCAAAGAATCACTGAATCAGACGCTCGATTCATTGAAACGGACCGCTCGGCAGAATCGACATGGTGAAGCGGGATCACTGAACATGATGGACAACAGAAATGTTCTCGCGGTTTAAGCCTCCTTCACTCAGCTTCGTCAACCGAGGGAAACTACTTCTATCGTATTCGTCCTTCAGAATCCGTTCGATGTTTTAACCGTGATCATTCTTTTAAAATTAGTAAACATAAAACACACGTTTTTCTATAATTCCTTTGGCGACAATAGAAAATAAAACCCATCGTAATGTTTTGCTTGGCCAACTGTCTTGTAGTTCCAACAATATGCGAGCGTCATTTCCTGCTTCCGCCCAACATGGCCTCTTGTTGTTCAGACGGAAAAATAAAGTATTTCATGATGTGAATGTAATATTAGTGCGCTGGATTCTGCAGTTAGTTCTAGTTAGGCTCGGGTATATGGAAACAACGTGATACGGAACAGTGAAGATTGGAGGAAAGGTGAGTTCGCCGCTATTGTGCAGGAACCCGCTTTAGGGAGCGTcactaaaatacacacactgctgtggacGTCGAGCTCTCAGGGCCGCGTCAGATCAGaccgtggtggtggtggcggtggtCACTGAGGTGCGAGATCGAGatattaaaagtatatttattGTGGTTTAGAAAACGGGAGGATTTGTGTAGGCCTGCACCAGGATCGTGTCTGAGACCCAGTTCGTAATTGTGAAGGGTGTTAGAAATGAGAACCTCAGGGGTTCTTCACTCACAGCATGAATGAGCTGATGTCCAGGCAGGGAGCTTTAGGGACATACGAATGAAggcagcctcagcctcagcctcagcctttCCTTTCAGAAAATCATATTCGTGGTAGTGTTTGTTTTCAGTTTGGGTGATAAATAGTATGTACAGTGCTCTGTGATCTTGTCTTACTGTAAAATTgcagtttttcatttttgtaatattttttatatttttatatatttctataatattttttttatatttatttagataaatgtatgtttaatataaatgtatatttgtatatttaattatataagtatgtatgtgtatatatatatatatatatatatatatatatatatatatatatatatattctaatacACATAGACATTTTGTACATGATGATTTATGAAAtgcacaagtcaagtcaagtcaagtcaaatttatttgtgtagcgctttttacaactgttgtcgtcacaaagcagctttacataattagtacttaataaagaacagagacagagaagaaagaaggaataacatgaagcgtcaaagacccccgtgagcaagccaacggcgacagtggcaaggaaaaactccctcagagctggaggaagaaaccttgggaggaaccaaggctcacaagggggacccatcctcctctggccagactgttttaaacattaatgataaaaattaccaaagcagatacaacagaaagttaatagtggcaatattaatagtgtcagacaggcacaagtccatctaggtttcagcacggccaccaaacaggcagcagcagctggcgggtgagccatgggttgtggcgggttggggggggacccgctggccggactggtaggtggcagctggttagatgcaggtagaggggacctcagcgggcaatcttcctgcagatcgggctgggtggccacaAGACGAGACAATCATGTACACCATTAgtgtcagacacacacactgacagtgagcacacatgcccagagctgTGGGTGTAGACTGTTGGGGAGcagcctggggagcagagagggtaagaggccttgcttaagggcccaacagtggcaacttgccaagcctgggtatcgaacccacaacccagttaTAGTCTGGTGCTcttaccgctgagccaccactgcctcttAAAATACACTAACACATTTCCAGTATTTTAGATTAGCCAAAGTCAATATCAGTGATATTGCTGGCTCGTTAACGGGCCAAAGTTCTGTTCTGTAAATCAAAATTGAGTTATTAGAATTCAACAATATTAttcaataacaataattaataataatgaagtaTATTATATACCTGCAATGCACTGGTGCTCTATCCATAAGGTATTACTGTCATGCACGCAGTGTTTCCAAGTACCCTGAACAGGACAAATATAAGAATATGAATGGATGAATAAGAGAATGcagtaataattattatattataatgaaatCCAAAGTAAGAGATGACTTTAACAGAAATATGACCATTTTATTATTGCTAACAATAATACGGCTCTTTATTAGGAACacatcatttattatatatgtatcacCTGGCATTCTTATGACTGGTCTGTCTTTTTCCTTTAAGTTTAGATGGAGCTAACAGCTCCAGGGAGCACCCATGCTCAGTGGGTGCTGTCCCAACTCAACCAACAGAGGGAGCTTGGCAAGTTCTGTGATGTCATGCTCAGCACCCCGAAAGGCCAAAAAGTGTTCCTGGCCCACCGAAACGTCTTGGCTTGCTTCAGCCAGCTGTTCCACGTCCCCATCTCAACCAGCACCACGCCGTGCATGGAGGTCAACCTTCCTCAGGAGTGCTCGGAAGATGGCCTTGAGCTGCTGTTGAGTTTCTTCTACACTGGTGAGCTGCGGATCAACAGTGAAAATGAGCCAAAGGTTCGAGATGCAGCCAACGGACTGTCTGTCCCTGGCTCCCTCATTCCTGGCCATGGTTTGCCAGGCAATAAGACCCTTGAGGACCCTAGAGGTCCAGACTGTGCTGCGAATGCTGAAGGCAAGTCACCTTTCCCCTCGGCAGCTGTAGATGTCAAGGCCGACCTGACCACCGCTGGACAATCGAAGTCACGTCAGAGAGTGAAAAACAGAGGGGAAACCCCAGGGAAGGCAGCACCAGGAGTCCTGGAACTTGATGATTTCTCCAGCGCCATTTCAACAACCATTACTCGATCAGGCAGGAAGGTGAAGGGCCCAAGCAGGCTGGTGGGGGAAAGCCCAACACATGTGCTTCAGAAGGGTGTGCCAAAGAGGAGAGTACTTGCTCTCGAGGACGAGGCAGATGGCACCGTTACTGCTGAAGGAGATCAGAGCAGTTCTCAAGTCTCAAATGAAGCCGAGGTAATTAGTTCATTCACAGGGTTTGGCACTACTTGCTTATGCAGTGCATATTCCTGCAGTTGTTCTCATGGCTGGGTTGCTGGCTGGCTAAGAGGTATACAGGCCTGAAGTTGGAGCCTTACAGAGGTTTCAGAAAATATCAAGGTGAA
Protein-coding sequences here:
- the nol9 gene encoding polynucleotide 5'-hydroxyl-kinase NOL9 isoform X1; translated protein: MKVRKVSPRPKNEQRSAAKRHPRNKWRVHNKKIRNSEPSHLSPSPATAKLEHQLASRQKLKLKRLQKVYPKTVALTPEVQVKSKVTTPATLPHVHTNGGMEVKNGSDSEDSQEWRSYAKSILQNGMGRGGREGRKNSSLMAPEPFEDEEVPKYHAQHDHAQNHTVLVLQQGQSLCFRGRCLLTCLSGRVEVLGFTIEQGQQPYPLFSPPSHCPLTITALEDCTPSIKNKKEGRLEAKAIIRKYLSSEPRKRLLSEVDSDSCVVLLQPLDTPLTRFLSSFSELNQLFDINSKELRSQAAVHDPALSAVGVTALQGPCSRGLVVSQSYREALTSLLSAWEGDFDRCPIILVCGAKNSGKSTFNRHLINSLLNHTASVEYLECDLGQTEFTPPGCLSLSTVTEPLLGPPFTHQRDPDHMVFYGQTDCRADLDRYLDSLKTLWRHYSRENPIIINTMGWVKGHGFQILVDLIRFFSITHIVQLSYGDTLQCNSLTPEFLRAAQGWQTHPPAQPTLAVEPANHFTARSHVLLSIRSEFEAAGTAGEMRHQRSNELRDLALLGYFSQLQSAEPGPIRPLHCFTPYQVPHSAVAIGVTHCEVAPNHILYAANASLVGLCCLGEKVAGRGGPVLLSQIPICQCVGIGVLRGIDMARGLYFLITPVPPALLRQVNCLLLGEVTLPKMLLTMQHGVETELPYVTTDYSFDITGAGKLNVFKGLARPCFGKAKMKN
- the nol9 gene encoding polynucleotide 5'-hydroxyl-kinase NOL9 isoform X2 encodes the protein MKVRKVSPRPKNEQRSAAKRHPRNKWRVHNKKIRNSEPSHLSPSPATAKLEHQLASRQKLKLKRLQKVYPKTVALTPEVQVKSKVTTPATLPHVHTNGGMEVKNGSDSEDSQEWRSYAKSILQNGMGRGGREGRKNSSLMAPEPFEDEEVPKYHAQHDHAQNHTVLVLQQGQSLCFRGRCLLTCLSGRVEVLGFTIEQGQQPYPLFSPPSHCPLTITALEDCTPSIKNKKEGRLEAKAIIRKYLSSEPRKRLLSEVDSDSCVVLLQPLDTPLTRFLSSFSELNQLFDINSKELRSQAAVHDPALSAVGVTALQGPCSRGLVVSQSYREALTSLLSAWEDFDRCPIILVCGAKNSGKSTFNRHLINSLLNHTASVEYLECDLGQTEFTPPGCLSLSTVTEPLLGPPFTHQRDPDHMVFYGQTDCRADLDRYLDSLKTLWRHYSRENPIIINTMGWVKGHGFQILVDLIRFFSITHIVQLSYGDTLQCNSLTPEFLRAAQGWQTHPPAQPTLAVEPANHFTARSHVLLSIRSEFEAAGTAGEMRHQRSNELRDLALLGYFSQLQSAEPGPIRPLHCFTPYQVPHSAVAIGVTHCEVAPNHILYAANASLVGLCCLGEKVAGRGGPVLLSQIPICQCVGIGVLRGIDMARGLYFLITPVPPALLRQVNCLLLGEVTLPKMLLTMQHGVETELPYVTTDYSFDITGAGKLNVFKGLARPCFGKAKMKN